In one Nitrospinota bacterium genomic region, the following are encoded:
- a CDS encoding thioesterase domain-containing protein gives MKPEHEKISRELEEVMQAEIPMAKAMGIGVKSYDGTTLKLCAPLEPNINHKKTAFGGSIYSIMVLSGWGLLWMKIKENDLQASVVITKSETGFMKPIDGEISAVCTVDINEINLLIEKFSRNGRAKINLSSKIYSGETVAATFTGTYAALSSK, from the coding sequence TTGGAAGAGGTAATGCAGGCAGAAATACCTATGGCAAAGGCCATGGGGATAGGGGTGAAAAGTTATGACGGCACGACATTAAAACTATGCGCGCCTCTTGAGCCGAACATAAATCACAAAAAGACAGCTTTCGGCGGGAGTATTTATTCCATAATGGTTTTATCCGGCTGGGGGTTGCTATGGATGAAGATCAAGGAGAACGATCTTCAAGCCTCTGTCGTCATTACGAAAAGCGAAACCGGTTTCATGAAACCTATAGATGGCGAGATAAGCGCTGTTTGCACTGTCGATATTAATGAGATCAATTTACTGATCGAGAAATTTTCCAGGAATGGAAGAGCAAAAATTAATCTCTCCTCAAAGATATACTCTGGGGAAACTGTAGCCGCGACATTTACAGGAACCTACGCCGCTCTAAGCAGTAAATAA